In Lolium rigidum isolate FL_2022 chromosome 3, APGP_CSIRO_Lrig_0.1, whole genome shotgun sequence, the genomic window TACATATACCTGGAGACAAATAGGGGAAAATAATTTATCACAATACTTGGACACCTCACAGGTATACTAAGGATTTCGAATAGAGTGAACATATATATGTGTGCAAATAGATAGCCTGGTGATAAAACATAGATATTGTATCACCGATAAAAtatagatattcttcaacatacaAGTGAAGACAATATACACAATTGTACACTAATGCACACAGCGCAAAAAATTGCATCAGTAATGAATCCAGCATCTGCAACTGCTGAACCAGCCATGTACTGCTCGACAATTGGTGAAAGAAGCAGGGAAATCCAATGAAGTATATTTTTAAAAAGGAATTCACAGCTCGGGCCAATGTAGATGAACAATAGTCCTATCTAAATTATCAACTTATCATGAAAGCATGATAGGTGATATCCTAAGCATTCACAGATatgatggcaaaagaagtttctgGCAAATATAACCTCTTTAACACTAAGTGCTGCCCCACCCCTGGAATCACCATCCAATTTAGTCAATATAGCACCAGATATACCAATTTCAATGTTGAAGGTGGTGACCAATGCTGCACAACATGAAAGAAGCAGTGTAAGTTGTTACAACGCTATTAAAGGAAAGTACTCTTTGAGCATACAAAACTATAAAATTAGCAGAACAGCATCCTGCCCTATGAACACATTAGGAACAATAACAGTTTTACAGAATTGTCGGGTAGTTAACTTTCAGGCCTGTAGTTGAGTTCCTATATGTCCATGGAGCAAGGACATTCGAATAGTAGCCACAAGCAACAAATGGATACCTGCAGCTTCCTGGCCAGTCATGGCATCAACAACAAGCAAAATCTCTGTAGGATTAACTGCCTTCTTTACTTCTTTCAGTTCAACCATCATTGCTTTATCAATCTGAATGTGAGAAAGGTGATCAGGTACCAACAATATTGATATGGAGAGGCGGTAGTTTCCATAAGTAAACTGAAAAAAGGCTTACCTGCAGTCTTCCAGCAGTATCCACTACAATCGCATCGATATTATTTATTTTTGCCTCTTCCACGGCATTCTTAGTTATTTCTGCAGGTTTAGCTGCAGTTCCTTCCGAATAAACTGGCACACCCACCTGTCGATGTCATTTTCTTAGCCAAGCGAAAACTGTAGTATTGCATTCAGAAAGCAAATGTAGTTTGGTAGCTTTAACTTTTCAGTTTAAAAACAACCCAAGCACACATTGAATTTGTAATTCAGTCGAGGGTTACAGCAGCACGCACTACAGCTTACCATAAAAGTAAAGTTCATCAAAGAAGTACCTGTTCCCCTAGTACAGTGAGTTGATCAATGGCAGCTGGCCTGTAAACATCTGCAGCGACCAGCATACAACTCTTTCCCTGTAACCTAACTCTGGTATAAGTATCTACAGGTTATCGTGTACTGACGCGCTATTAAAATTCTTGAAAGTAAAGGCTGAGGAAAGCACCAGTTTCTTCAGATAGAATGCAAGTTTTGCACAAACAGTAGTCTTCCCAACACCTTGCAGACCTGCCAGTAAGATGACCGTTGGGCCAGTTCTCGCGAACACCAGGTCTGATACTTCTCCACCCATCAGTTGAACAAGTTCATCATGCACAATCTACACGGATGATTAATAAATTAGTTTGAAAAGGTAGTTACCAGCTCACCATAATTACTAAGAATAATCTATTAACATCTCATATAATGAAACGGTTTAAGCATGTTACAGCATTTTACTTGCTAGTGTGACTGTGAAAGGAAAGAACTTTTCATTTGAAAAATTATCCAATTACTTAGGTGCAGAGTGCAGACAACAGCAAAGTCAATCATATGAAATCATCATCGCAAACAAATATAGTTTGCTTAGGGGCATCCCGCGATATACATTTTCATATTTAAGTTAGTAAAGTATCCAACATGCAGTTACCGAGTTGCAGAAAACAACAAATTCAGACACAATCATCACAGAATACCTTGACTAATTGCTGCTCAGGTCGGATTCCTCGGATAACATCTGAACCTAAGGCCTTCTCGCTCACAGACGACACGAACCGTCTGACGACCGGCAAACTTACCTGCAGGAAGCAAGAGTAGCATCACACGAAGTGCTTGTATACAGGGACAGAAATGGATACGCAAAGCTGCACCTACATCTGCCTCCAGAAGCGCTCTTCTGATGTCCCGCATCGGCTCCGCAATGCTTTCCTTGGACAGCACATCTTAAATCACAAGAGCATTGCATCGAACCATCAAAAATCTTTTGCAGTACACTGTACACTGGGAAGCTAGCTAGCGACAGTAACCGAGATAGCGAGAAGCTTTGTTCCACTGGCATGAATGGAGAAGCATGTTAGGGTCACTCACCGACGCCGCGCAGCTTGTTCCAGGCGGACTCGAGCCCGGTGGTGAGCTGCCCAAACGTCTCCGCGCGAACCACCAGCCCgctccccctccgccgccgcctccacccctgAATTCCACAAGGATGATGGACGGGTAGAAGGTTACAGAAAGAAACAACAATGCGTGCATTTAGGAGTCCATAGGAAGAGCCAATAGAGCGGGGCGGACCGAGGAGAGGGCACGTGATGCCGGGCTCTGGGCAGCGTGGAGGCGCCGACTGCGGACGGGAAGGCGGCAGAAGTGGAGGGCGGAGATGATTTCTCTCGCCGGCGAGCAGCGGGCCGCGGCGGCGGGGGACGAGGAGAGCGTGAGTGTAGCGGCGGCCTCCATTTCCGCAGAGGTTTTGGGAGGGTGGGAGGGAACCCGTGGAGGAGGATAAGACCAGCGGTGGCTGTTTGGTTTGGGACACTGCATGTGGGCCTCCTCCGAGAAGATGAACATGAAGGCCTAGCAGAAAAGAAGGCCCGGCCATGGTGTTTTGACTCATAGTTTAGGTGCACTTATTACGAAAGAAAGATGTATTTTTTTCCACTCAAAAAAACCAAAGATGAATTTTCATTCTGTTTTAAAATGATAAGAAATCGAAAAGAAATCTTGGATGtacatctagatattttatgttcgCTCATAAAGTTTCAAGAAAAAAAAGATATTTTGTTTGGGCTACCTAAAAAACAGGAAAAAATGGTCTCGTGAAAAACTATTTTAGAGCAATGAAATTGTCATTTTTACATATGCCACGAAAAGAAAAAAATCTTTCTACAGCGAAACTTTGTGTGTGAACATAAAGTatcttgataaaatgtcttgatgtacataattatttcataaaaCTTCTAgacatttttaaatatattttttagaAAGTAGTTGCATCTACAGTTATGAGTTAAAGTGGGTTTCCACGGCCAGTCGTTGTTGCCAAATTATTTTAGGGCTACTTTTCCTTTTGTCTAGCTCTAAAAGTATTGACAATGTTACACTGCATTTTGGTATTTGGCATTATAATACATCTATTTTATCTGTTTATTATTTGATTCACCTTTATTTATTCTATAGCTAATTTTCGACAATGGACTATAAATTTAGCACAACATACCACGGTCAACAATGCAAACTGTTTTGGTTTTATCCATATCAGAAAAAAAGTTAGACATTTATTTATTCTTGAACGGGGAGTAGTAAGACAGCAGAACCAACTGCATGCTGCTTTGACAGGGTGACATCTGTCTCGTAGCACCTACACTACCGGAAATCCGGTCAAGTTTTTGTTGCAATAATTCACAGTATTACCACAAAGTTTGGTTTTGCGGTAACAGGAGTGTGTATTACCACAGGTTTTGCAGTGTTGCGTTAACCCATCAAATTGTTGTAATAGAGGCTAGTTAGTGCAACGAAATGACGGTTTGTGGCAACAGTCTAGATATATTGCCACAATTTTATTCCATTGTCATAAGGTCTTCTTTTGTGGCACTAGAAAACGGTTAttgcaacaaaacaaaaattcgaTGCAATATTCTAGAAATATCGCCACATTGTTTTTCCCATTGCTAGAAGGTATTTTTTTGTGGCAATAGAAAATATATATTGCACCAAAATTCCTATTTGTGGCAATTGTCTAGATATATTACCACAATTTAATTCCATTGCCAGAAGGTCCTCCCTTTGTCGtaatataaaataaatattggAACTAAATTTCCATTTGTGACAAGTGTCTAGATATATTGCCACGAATTCATTCCAATGCTAGAAGTACTTTAGTTGTGGCAATAGAAAATAGATATTGCCACAAAATATATAGGTGTGGTAATATTTGGCACCTATCGCCACAACACTTTGTTATTGCCATATTGGATATATTATCCCTCAGTATTTGGCACCATGAAACTGGATTTTGTGGATTTTGTTGAAATAGAGTATTGCCACCAAGTGTTCAAATTGTCGCAATACCTTCCCGCCACAAAAAAATTGACCATTGCCATATCTATTTATTGCCACGAGTGGAATATTTGTTGCCATAAGTTAATACCATGAGCGTAACGGTCCGTGGCAAATAGCTCATGCCACAAATCAGAAGATGTTGCTATAGGTTATTACCACGGTTCGCTATTGCCACGAAAGGACGTGCGCCCCGAAACATAGGTCGTTGGCATAGGTTATTGCCACAAATGTCTATCACCACAAACTGGCAAATACCACGATTTGGTTGCATGTTGTGTTAAGCTATCTCGACAAACTAAATTATGGAAATAAGTGAGTGTTGCCACAGGGAAAAAATGTGGCAACTTCCCACATGGTTGTTGCAATAGAGCACTTTGTTGCCACGATTGCGTTTTTGTTGCAATAGCCTATTGCCTTACATTTAATTGCAACGCTTGCCAACGAACGCTATTTTGTGGCAATAGGTGCATATTGCCACAAAACGGCATCTATCGCAACATTAttttttgttgcaatagaccTGATTCCTTGTAGTGCTAGTATATATATAGGCACCTACCTAGCTAGCTTGACTACATGCCTACGTCCATTGAAGAGCTCCGATTGATCGAGCCGCCTTTTCCCCATCCTTTCCCATGCCGGTCGATCTGGTCCATAGTCATCACTCACGGGTCAAGTCTTGTGACGATGCAGCTAGGTAGCTAGACTGGACCAGGCATTAAAAGGTCGTCAAGGAGCAAGAAGCATATGAAAAGTTTCGTGTCCGTCCTTTTTTTTGTTGAAAGTGTTTGTCCCTCGAAAAGAGAAACAAAGTTCCATGTACCAAGATGGACAGATATTTTGACATACAACGAAACGATTACACAACCAAGTGGCCGGCAAGCATCTTTTATCTCCAAAGAATGCATGGCACCACCCACCCTTGGGTAGATTCTCGATATATGATGCAACGGGAGATCACATAGAAGATGATCGCTTACTAGTAGAAACATACCTAATGTCCCGGGCCGTAAGAACTTTTTGTTCCGGCTGGCCAACCGGGATAACGAGAACACGATAAAAGGCTTAATCTTTTATTCCGGTCCACTTACCAGCCGGGACATAAGATCCACCACGTGACAGCGATGCAGGTGTTTGGCTGGATGACCTTATGTCCCGGCTTGTAACCACAACCGGGACaaaagtttttttattttttcatttatctttttttatttttattttttatttttcatttttcatttttcatttttcatttttcatttcttctttactctctcacttggaccATTGTTAACACTAATTACACATAATCTATACTCAAATTCTAGATTTGGTCACTTACcgttcggtcacccatcctcacacaacTCCACCCTcaacacgcttaacttcttggttctttcCTGTCGTGCTCCCGCGAATGTAGTTGTACCTTATTGTAAATATTACCATACGATAATAATATAGCATTCCAATGTGAGaaatttaaatatctttcaatctttaaaccgcaagtggacaaataatatatgcataactattaggaaagtgtgaggaatttgaatatggaataattttatttttattcatttattaatattattctcaaataatatatgcattattcatataatatggcaaaataattaatatctttcaatctttaaaccgcaagtggacaaataatatatgcataactattagaaaagtgtgaggaatttgaatatggaataattttatttgtattcatttattaatattattatcaaataatatatgcattattcatataatatggcaaaataattaatatcttccaatctttaaaccgcaagtggacaaataacatatgcataactattagaaaagtgtgaggaatttgaatatggaataattttatttttgttcatttattaatattattatcaaataatatatgcattattcatataatatggcaaaATGATTAATATCTTTCAATCTTTAAATCGcaatggacaaataatatatgcataactattaggaaagtgtgaggaatttgaatatggaatacttttatttttattcatttattaatattattatcaaataatatatgcattattcatataatatggcaaaataattaatatctttcaatctttaaaccgcaagtggacaaataatatatgcataactattacaaaagtgtgaggaatttgaatatgaaataattttatttttattcatttattaatattattatcaaataatatatgttcatatgcattattcatataatatggcctgtTTTTTACTAGTGGCTCAAGGGAAAATCGCTTGGTTATGCCCGCAGTACTGTATGTGAGGAATTTAAATAATAATATAATAGAAAGATTTAATATATTGTCGCGACGATTCATATGTACATACATAGAAGGCACACACGACACCACACACCACACCACCATGCATCTACTCATAAATATTAAGTCCGAGGCGATCCATATGGCTATTGTAGCCAAGTGCTCAGAAATGCCTCCTACCAAGCTCGAAGCCGAGGTGAGCGTCGAGAGCGGCATACTGCAGTTGCTTATGGCTCAAGGGAAAATCGCCCCATCCAAAAATCGACTCTTCTTCTAATTCCTTGGCGGTCTTCAGCTGCTTGTTCTTCTTATAATTAAACTTCTTATTCTGCTCGAGACCCGTCCCAATATAATGATTTTCCAAATGAACCAAACTCTGCTTTCTTGGAACAGGGTTCTGGAGGATCTGCTGGAGGTTGATCCTAGACGGAATATGAATTCCGTAGGTCTGCAACATATCCACATCATTGTGGATTGCCGCACCACAGAATCTGATGTTCTTGTCCGCAAGAAAAATCGATGAGCAGTTGTGACACTTCATCGGCATGCACAATATGGAAGACCATAGTGTGTTGCCCGACGGAGAGTTGCAGGACGGCGGCGTGTTGGTTACTCTTGCGAGGGTCAGTGAACTCGTAGTCTAAGCCCACAACCTTCAaacacagaaaaaaaaaattctattgGAATTTTGGATGCTTTATGATATCTCTAAATTTTAAGCTACATATATatctttgataaaccaaaagcCATGGCCGCGGTGTCGAGAAAATCCCTCTTGACGGCGCGGATCCACCTCTCCACCCTCTTCGCACGGAGGGTGTACGTGATCTTGAAATTCATCTCCTCCGTCACATCGTAGTAGATTTCAGATCGAAGGAAGTCGAGGGCGCGTGCGAGCTTGACCATTTCGGGTTCCATGAGGGCCGGCAGGGGCTAATGGTGCAGTTTTGGTGGCTATGGAGATCTGAGGAAGAACAAGGTTGTATATATAAGGGAGAGGGGAGGTGAAAAGGCCAGTCAATGGCTCCGGCGGCGATGCAAGTTCCGGTGCGGCGATCATTTCTGCTTCTCTCTGTTTCCGTGTGCCGAGACGATCGATTTCCACGCGCGGGAACGAACTGTCAGACCTTATGTCCTGCTCGTGTCTCCAGCCGGGACAAAAGGGCTGCCAACAGGACTTGAAAGGCCTCAGACCCTTTTGTTCCGGTTGAAGCctccaaccgggacaaaaggccctAAAGACCCGCGATAAAAAGCTCCGTAGCTTCTGGGTGGACGGAAGCccagttttctactagtggcgcGATGACATTGTGTGGTCATTCCAATATGTGTAAATGGTTTATATGGGTATATGTTGTGGGAAATCCACTTTCgcgctcataggtgtagatgcacccatTGTCTAAAAAGTATATTTCAGAatgtttaaaaaatttaaaaaaatctgggtGTATATCTTAACATTCTTTGTTCACTCACTAAGTTAAGTAAAGAAATGGAAATTTTTTGTGGGTTGTATAAAAAAGACAATTTTCTGTGCAAAATAGCTTTTTACGTGGCATGCTTTTATCTTTTTTTATGTAGGCCATGTAAATTGTCTTTTTCCACAAACTTTTGTGAGTGAACATTGAATGTCCAAATGTACATCCAGGTTTTTCTTCATAATTTTTTTCCATTTCAGAATAAACTGAAAATGCACTTTATTGTGAGTACTGTTAAACTTCGCTGTTGTTATTGTATTTGCTACAATTCTGTTATTTTTCTATATGTTATACACTGGCCAAAAGCATGCAGTTTTCTAATTCTATACTAAGAGGACATATCACTCAACAATCTCGCATTTTATCTATTCTTGCATATTGAGAAACCTCCTACCAAGAGCCATTGAGATTCAATTTGTGGGATGAATTAATATTATACTGTAaacaatattattatttttttagataaaaggctcttttttttcgaaatgggggtatgccccggcttctgcatcatgacgatgcacacggccatttGTTTAAAAATCTCGCAACAGTATAATATAGcttacaactcacgcatcaccgaGGGTTGATACAAGAACCAACCATCGGAAAAAACACATACTATGACTACTCATCAACATAGTCTACTAGTatgccgccaaccagcctggcacaagatatcctgagcgaccatcaggagacgtgtgcatccagtagccatggcatcccgctgcccctccggtgAGAGTAGGGCCTAGAGCTGGACCCAATGggagaccatatggataacctgcaagaaatgaaaagaagtttttttattaaaaattatatcatttctaaccctccaaatagaccaacataaagcagaaaccccaatacggataaacgctttagattgtctatctactccatttaaccaattaccaaacatattagtaatagtaGTCGGAGGTGGAAGATTATAAGTGAAATTAACTGTTCTCCATAAAAGCTTAGCCAAAGGACATTCTATGAAAAGATGCTGgatggtctcctgttccccacagaaaatGCATTTTGTACACCCCAAGTTTAAATTAATGAAGTCTTCAAGTCTAGAATACAACACCGATCAAAGCTGGGGTTACCAACTTACAATGAAAGCATCGACGCTAGGGTACAAGCTTGTACATGAAAACTAATTAAACAGGTTGAAGAAGATCACGGAGCTTGTACATGAAAACCAAATGACAAGCATCAAATGACACAAACAAAAGTAATGAACATGGTGACATGCATGTACAGACACATGATTATGAATTAAACAGGTACAAGAAATATCACAAAGCTTGTACACAAAAACTAATTGACAAACATCAAATGATAGACATAAGGAACATGGTGAAATGCATGTACATGCAGACGATTATCAATTAGACAGGTACATGAAGATCGCAAGCATGTACAAGCAGCTGAAAATTATTTGACAAGCATCAAATGACACAACAACATAGGCATGTTGTACAGGTAGCGCATGCATCAAATTAAAAGGTTGTCAGTAAGGAATGGTGACATGTACGTACAGGGTAAAGTTGAGTAAACAAGTACTGGCCTGTTTTCCAGAAATAGATGCTTGCACTAATTATATGCTTTCATGAAAATATATGCTTGCAGTACTAAGTAGATGCCGATTCTTGCATAAGCTCTCAGTTCCACAGAGAGATGGTTTCCAAAGGAAAAGAAGTTGGCCCTTTTCCAAGCTGCAACTCCTACAGACTGGAGCATCATGCTGAACATGTCATACTTTAGTGCAATGTCTGGTTGGTTTGATGTCGATTTACAACAATGTTCTAATTGTTGCAATGTCTCTGTTTTAGGCTAAAATCGCCAAGTACATTCTTCCATTTCCCACCAATGCATTCATTGTTGATATACAATCTCATGATTGACGTCCCATAACCTAAGGAAGCCAAGACAGTTAAGAGGAGATCATCTGACTATCTTAAGTAGTTCAGGAGCAGATCATCTAATGATGTTGTTGCACCTAGTGTTCTATTTACATCCCACAAATTAGGGAAGAAACCCACATCTGGTGTTCGTGGCAGAGCTAAGAAATTAGCCAGGAGAATCTCTTCATCTGGTTACCATTTGGGAGTTAAGAAATTAGGCAAAAAATCTATAATTTCATCATCTCATGCTGTCAGATTGGAGAAAGCTGTGAAACCGGTGATTGTTTGCAGAGGTGTGAAATTGGCTAACTACTTTCATGTTTTGCTACATTCTCTCACATTGGTTACTAATAATTTTATTTGTAGGTCCCAATATGTTAGGCTTTGCAGACTTCGACAAGCAATGCGTGTTTGGAAATACTGTCGAGATGGCTCCTGACTAGATTTCTTTTCTCAGAGCCCAAGTTGGAGGATACGAGCCACCCATTTCCTACTATGTATGCAAGATGATCATGTCCAATGTCATCACCGGGAAGGCTAAGATGGTAACATTTTAGATTTGACTCTTTAAATATTCATATACATGTTTTTCACCTATAGTCAACAACTATAACTGTATTCTTCTATGCACATTCTTTTATCTATAGTCAATAACTATCTGTATTCTTCTCTTCCAACACTTTTAAGCTAAGTACAACAACTCCTACCTCAACCAGCATCTCGGTAATGGTTTCCTGGATTTTAGTGTCTTTTTCTAGCGGAAGAAAGTCCAATTCTCATCCTTGAACTCTTGGGAAAGTTCACTTTCAGTCCCAAAATTATTTTTTAGTCTAGAATGAACCTTGAAATCTCATAATAGTTCATTTTTCATCCCTTTGTAGTTGAGTTGAGAAAATTACTGGCGTGGAAAGAAAAAATAGGGAACGAACCAAATTGGTTTAGAACCAGACCAAGCCCAAACTACCTGAGATGTTAAACCAAACGTCACAATGCAAAAAATAACCAAACCCTTGGGTCCCTAAACCAGCTTCTCGCTTGATTTCTCTCTCTTCTAATTCACATGAAGCGTTGCGCCACAAAGGTCTCCTTGTTTGCTTATCAACATCGTCCCGTCTCTCTACCCTTGCACCGTTACCTTGAGTTTTTGGGCATCTATAGCAGATATTTGTCTAGCTCAATCGGGAT contains:
- the LOC124703685 gene encoding signal recognition particle 54 kDa protein, chloroplastic-like — protein: MEAAATLTLSSSPAAAARCSPAREIISALHFCRLPVRSRRLHAAQSPASRALSSGWRRRRRGSGLVVRAETFGQLTTGLESAWNKLRGVDVLSKESIAEPMRDIRRALLEADVSLPVVRRFVSSVSEKALGSDVIRGIRPEQQLVKIVHDELVQLMGGEVSDLVFARTGPTVILLAGLQGVGKTTVCAKLAFYLKKLGKSCMLVAADVYRPAAIDQLTVLGEQVGVPVYSEGTAAKPAEITKNAVEEAKINNIDAIVVDTAGRLQIDKAMMVELKEVKKAVNPTEILLVVDAMTGQEAAALVTTFNIEIGISGAILTKLDGDSRGGAALSVKEVSGKPIKFVGRGERMEDLELFYPDRMAQRVLGMGDVLSFVEKAQEVVRQEDTMELQKKILSAKFDFNDFLKQTQNVAKMGSMSRVIGMIPGMNKITPAQIREAEKKLAFVESMINAMTAEEREKPELLAESRERRIRVAEESEKTEQEVGQLVAQLFQMRAQMQKLMGMMQGQEAIAGMGDLVDSLNADEKAPPGTARRRRRRSEPPRQRELEAVGGAQ